In Takifugu flavidus isolate HTHZ2018 chromosome 5, ASM371156v2, whole genome shotgun sequence, the following proteins share a genomic window:
- the LOC130526130 gene encoding long-chain-fatty-acid--CoA ligase ACSBG2-like isoform X10, producing MSVQQDSIKGNAVAVEESSNLPNMQTGSNFRNFGFAPTLREAAATAEEREASPTRTKQTDASKIQHETAPADQLWSTSRDQAVRLRMEGSGPASRPPLTIHQMFLGTLENYGDHPALVYKEEGQWVKLTYRQYYQQCRAAAKSFLKLGLERYHGVGILGFNAPEWFISDVGCILAGGLATGIYTTNSPEACQYVAANCEANVLVVENQAQLDKILKVKDQLPHLKAIVQYKGSLKQKLPFLYTWEEFMKLGEEVSEEQLNAVIDSLQANECCSLIYTSGTTGNPKGVMLSHDNLTWTASATQDKLKFKEAGEVLISYLPLSHMAAQMFELWISIWLASTVYFAEPDALKGSLGTTLKEVHPTCFLGVPRVWEKMQEKMKAVGAKASPMRKRVADWAKSVGLQYSYSAMNGHNVVPWGYTLANNLVLKKVHAALGLDRCRISATGAAPISKETLNYFMSLNIPIMEMYGMSESSGPHYVSCNEEYRITSCGKALPGCKIKLDNPDEDGNGEICLWGRNIFMGYLNMPDKTAEAVDQEGWLYSGDLGKHDQDGFLYITGRIKELIITAGGENIPPVPIEEALKAEVPIISNAMLLGDKLKFLSMLVTLKCVVNDNGEPTDKLSPEALDVCRQLGITATKVSEIIANMEPAVYNSIQEGMERVNARATSNAQKVQKFTILERDFSVGGGELGPTMKLRRPIVMKMYQEKINEMYAGAK from the exons ATGAGCGTCCAACAAGATTCCATTAAAGGGAACGCTGTTGCAGTGGAGGAAAGCAG TAATCTACCAAATATGCAGACTGGCTCGAATTTCAGAAACTTTGGCTTCGCTCCAACcctcagagaagctgctgccacagcagaagagagagaagcCTCACCAACAAGGACCAAGCAGACAGACGCTTCCAAAATACAGCATGAAACAG CACCAGCTGATCAGCTATGGAGCACCAGCAGAGACCAGGCAGTCAGGCTGAGGATGGAGGGCTCGGGTCCGGCCTCGCGCCCCCCTCTAACCATCCATCAAATGTTCCTGGGGACTTTGGAAAACTATGGAGACCACCCGGCCTTGGTTTACAAAGAGGAAGGCCAGTGGGTGAAGCTGACGTACAGGCAGTATTATCAGCAGTGCCGGGCAGCTGCTAAAAGCTTCCTCAAG CTGGGGCTGGAGCGATACCACGGCGTGGGGATCCTGGGCTTCAACGCTCCTGAGTGGTTCATCTCAGACGTCGGCTGCATCTTAGCGGG GGGTTTAGCAACTGGAATCTACACCACCAACTCGCCTGAGGCCTGTCAGTACGTGGCCGCCAACTGTGAGGCCAACGTCCTGGTGGTGGAGAACCAAGCCCAGCTGGACAAAATCCTGAAG GTGAAAGATCAACTCCCCCACCTGAAAGCTATCGTGCAGTATAAAGGCTCGCTGAAGCAGAAGCTGCCGTTCCTCTACACA tgggAGGAGTTCAtgaagctgggggaggaggtgtctgaggagcagctgaacgCGGTGATCGACAGTCTCCAGGCCAACGagtgctgcagcctcatctaTACGTCCGGAACCACCGGCAACCCAAAAGGAGTCATGTTGAGCCACGACAAC CTGACATGGACAGCCAGCGCAACACAGGACAAACTAAAGTTTAAAGAAGCCGGGGAGGTGCTGATCAGTTACCTGCCGCTCAGCCACATGGCAGCCCAGATGTTTGAACTCTGGATCAGTATTTGGCTGGCTTCTACCGTCTACTTTGCAGAGCCTGATGCCCTCAAA GGCTCTTTGGGAACCACCCTGAAAGAGGTTCACCCAACCTGTTTCCTGGGAGTTCCTCGGGTttgggagaagatgcaggagaagATGAAAGCTGTCGGTGCCAAAGCCTCACCGATGAGGAAGAGGGTGGCAGACTGGGCCAAATCTGTAGGCCTGCAATATAGTTACAGCGCAATGAACGG ACACAATGTGGTACCATGGGGCTACACGCTGGCTAATAATCTGGTGTTAAAGAAGGTGCATGCTGCTCTGGGCTTGGACCGGTGCCGGATCAGTGCCACAGGTGCCGCACCTATCAGTAAAGAGACTCTGAATTACTTTATGAGCCTGAACATCCCTATTATGGAGATGTATGGCATGAgtgagagctctggcccccactaTGTTTCCTGTAATGAAGAATATCGCATCACCAG CTGTGGAAAGGCACTACCGGGCTGCAAGATAAAGCTGGACAACCCTGACGAGGACGGGAACGGAGAGATATGCTTATGGGGTCGAAACATCTTTATGGGCTACCTGAACATGCCTGACAAAACAGCAGAAGCCGTCGATCAGGAGGGCTGGCTGTACTCTGGAGATCTGGGAAAACACGACCAGGATGGATTCCTGTATATCACAGGAAGGATCAAAG AGCTGATCATCACAGCGGGTGGGGAGAACATCCCCCCGGTGCCCATCGAGGAGGCGCTGAAGGCCGAGGTTCCCATCATCAGCAACGCCATGCTGCTCGGAGACAAGCTCAAGTTCCTCTCCATGCTGGTCACTCTCAAG TGCGTCGTGAACGACAACGGCGAGCCCACGGACAAACTGAGCCCCGAGGCCTTGGATGTGTGCAGACAGCTCGGCATCACGGCCACTAAAGTGTCTGAGATCATCGCCAACATGGAGCCGGCCGTCTATAATTCCATTCAGGAGGGCATGGAGCGCGTCAACGCCAGAGCCACGTCCAACGCCCAGAAGGTCCAGAAGTTCACCATACTGGAGCGAGACTTCTCCGTCGGCGGAGGAGAACTGG GACCGACCATGAAACTGAGGAGGCCCATTGTGATGAAGATGTACCAGGAGAAAATCAATGAAATGTACGCAGGGGCAAAGTAG
- the LOC130526130 gene encoding long-chain-fatty-acid--CoA ligase ACSBG2-like isoform X9, whose translation MSVQQDSIKGNAVAVEESSSNLPNMQTGSNFRNFGFAPTLREAAATAEEREASPTRTKQTDASKIQHETAPADQLWSTSRDQAVRLRMEGSGPASRPPLTIHQMFLGTLENYGDHPALVYKEEGQWVKLTYRQYYQQCRAAAKSFLKLGLERYHGVGILGFNAPEWFISDVGCILAGGLATGIYTTNSPEACQYVAANCEANVLVVENQAQLDKILKVKDQLPHLKAIVQYKGSLKQKLPFLYTWEEFMKLGEEVSEEQLNAVIDSLQANECCSLIYTSGTTGNPKGVMLSHDNLTWTASATQDKLKFKEAGEVLISYLPLSHMAAQMFELWISIWLASTVYFAEPDALKGSLGTTLKEVHPTCFLGVPRVWEKMQEKMKAVGAKASPMRKRVADWAKSVGLQYSYSAMNGHNVVPWGYTLANNLVLKKVHAALGLDRCRISATGAAPISKETLNYFMSLNIPIMEMYGMSESSGPHYVSCNEEYRITSCGKALPGCKIKLDNPDEDGNGEICLWGRNIFMGYLNMPDKTAEAVDQEGWLYSGDLGKHDQDGFLYITGRIKELIITAGGENIPPVPIEEALKAEVPIISNAMLLGDKLKFLSMLVTLKCVVNDNGEPTDKLSPEALDVCRQLGITATKVSEIIANMEPAVYNSIQEGMERVNARATSNAQKVQKFTILERDFSVGGGELGPTMKLRRPIVMKMYQEKINEMYAGAK comes from the exons ATGAGCGTCCAACAAGATTCCATTAAAGGGAACGCTGTTGCAGTGGAGGAAAGCAG CAGTAATCTACCAAATATGCAGACTGGCTCGAATTTCAGAAACTTTGGCTTCGCTCCAACcctcagagaagctgctgccacagcagaagagagagaagcCTCACCAACAAGGACCAAGCAGACAGACGCTTCCAAAATACAGCATGAAACAG CACCAGCTGATCAGCTATGGAGCACCAGCAGAGACCAGGCAGTCAGGCTGAGGATGGAGGGCTCGGGTCCGGCCTCGCGCCCCCCTCTAACCATCCATCAAATGTTCCTGGGGACTTTGGAAAACTATGGAGACCACCCGGCCTTGGTTTACAAAGAGGAAGGCCAGTGGGTGAAGCTGACGTACAGGCAGTATTATCAGCAGTGCCGGGCAGCTGCTAAAAGCTTCCTCAAG CTGGGGCTGGAGCGATACCACGGCGTGGGGATCCTGGGCTTCAACGCTCCTGAGTGGTTCATCTCAGACGTCGGCTGCATCTTAGCGGG GGGTTTAGCAACTGGAATCTACACCACCAACTCGCCTGAGGCCTGTCAGTACGTGGCCGCCAACTGTGAGGCCAACGTCCTGGTGGTGGAGAACCAAGCCCAGCTGGACAAAATCCTGAAG GTGAAAGATCAACTCCCCCACCTGAAAGCTATCGTGCAGTATAAAGGCTCGCTGAAGCAGAAGCTGCCGTTCCTCTACACA tgggAGGAGTTCAtgaagctgggggaggaggtgtctgaggagcagctgaacgCGGTGATCGACAGTCTCCAGGCCAACGagtgctgcagcctcatctaTACGTCCGGAACCACCGGCAACCCAAAAGGAGTCATGTTGAGCCACGACAAC CTGACATGGACAGCCAGCGCAACACAGGACAAACTAAAGTTTAAAGAAGCCGGGGAGGTGCTGATCAGTTACCTGCCGCTCAGCCACATGGCAGCCCAGATGTTTGAACTCTGGATCAGTATTTGGCTGGCTTCTACCGTCTACTTTGCAGAGCCTGATGCCCTCAAA GGCTCTTTGGGAACCACCCTGAAAGAGGTTCACCCAACCTGTTTCCTGGGAGTTCCTCGGGTttgggagaagatgcaggagaagATGAAAGCTGTCGGTGCCAAAGCCTCACCGATGAGGAAGAGGGTGGCAGACTGGGCCAAATCTGTAGGCCTGCAATATAGTTACAGCGCAATGAACGG ACACAATGTGGTACCATGGGGCTACACGCTGGCTAATAATCTGGTGTTAAAGAAGGTGCATGCTGCTCTGGGCTTGGACCGGTGCCGGATCAGTGCCACAGGTGCCGCACCTATCAGTAAAGAGACTCTGAATTACTTTATGAGCCTGAACATCCCTATTATGGAGATGTATGGCATGAgtgagagctctggcccccactaTGTTTCCTGTAATGAAGAATATCGCATCACCAG CTGTGGAAAGGCACTACCGGGCTGCAAGATAAAGCTGGACAACCCTGACGAGGACGGGAACGGAGAGATATGCTTATGGGGTCGAAACATCTTTATGGGCTACCTGAACATGCCTGACAAAACAGCAGAAGCCGTCGATCAGGAGGGCTGGCTGTACTCTGGAGATCTGGGAAAACACGACCAGGATGGATTCCTGTATATCACAGGAAGGATCAAAG AGCTGATCATCACAGCGGGTGGGGAGAACATCCCCCCGGTGCCCATCGAGGAGGCGCTGAAGGCCGAGGTTCCCATCATCAGCAACGCCATGCTGCTCGGAGACAAGCTCAAGTTCCTCTCCATGCTGGTCACTCTCAAG TGCGTCGTGAACGACAACGGCGAGCCCACGGACAAACTGAGCCCCGAGGCCTTGGATGTGTGCAGACAGCTCGGCATCACGGCCACTAAAGTGTCTGAGATCATCGCCAACATGGAGCCGGCCGTCTATAATTCCATTCAGGAGGGCATGGAGCGCGTCAACGCCAGAGCCACGTCCAACGCCCAGAAGGTCCAGAAGTTCACCATACTGGAGCGAGACTTCTCCGTCGGCGGAGGAGAACTGG GACCGACCATGAAACTGAGGAGGCCCATTGTGATGAAGATGTACCAGGAGAAAATCAATGAAATGTACGCAGGGGCAAAGTAG